A stretch of Pirellulales bacterium DNA encodes these proteins:
- a CDS encoding phosphatidate cytidylyltransferase: MLQSWGLLATIAALLGAATAAGQWLRRSDSPMLDRRAIESFNSRLQAWWFFSALMAVSFIAPGVTVTMFGLISFWALREFVTLTPTRIGDHRALFWVFFLFTPMQFVLVYLDKYFETYGFFSGLIPVYAFLFIAARSAFAGDSDRFLERIAKVQCALMICVYCLSFAPALLFLDPNPPQGQSANARLLSFFVTVVLASDLLQWFWSRALGRHMIAPNIDPVTSWEGVAAGAASTAVIGAALAWATPFPHWWQGAAMSLLIAAMAAAGSITMAAIRRDRGELATGNFVEGHGGVLSRIDSLCFAAPVFYHVTRFILPDVLSR; this comes from the coding sequence ATGCTGCAAAGCTGGGGACTCTTGGCGACGATTGCGGCGCTGTTGGGAGCGGCGACCGCGGCGGGCCAATGGCTGCGCCGCAGCGACTCGCCGATGCTCGATCGCCGGGCGATCGAGTCGTTCAACTCTCGGCTGCAAGCCTGGTGGTTCTTCAGCGCCCTGATGGCGGTCTCCTTCATCGCCCCGGGGGTGACCGTGACGATGTTCGGCCTGATCTCGTTTTGGGCCCTGCGCGAGTTCGTCACCCTCACGCCGACCCGCATCGGCGATCATCGGGCGCTGTTCTGGGTCTTCTTCCTGTTCACCCCGATGCAGTTCGTGCTGGTTTACCTGGACAAGTACTTTGAGACTTACGGGTTTTTCAGCGGGCTGATTCCCGTGTACGCGTTCTTGTTCATCGCCGCCCGCAGCGCGTTTGCGGGCGACTCAGACCGATTTCTGGAGCGGATCGCCAAGGTGCAGTGCGCGCTGATGATTTGCGTCTACTGCCTCAGCTTCGCCCCGGCGCTGTTGTTTCTCGATCCGAACCCGCCGCAGGGACAGTCGGCCAACGCCCGGCTGCTGTCGTTCTTCGTGACCGTGGTGCTCGCCTCGGACCTGCTGCAGTGGTTCTGGAGCCGGGCGCTGGGACGGCACATGATCGCCCCGAACATCGACCCCGTGACGTCGTGGGAAGGGGTCGCGGCCGGGGCGGCCAGCACCGCGGTGATCGGCGCCGCGCTCGCCTGGGCGACGCCGTTCCCCCACTGGTGGCAGGGCGCCGCGATGTCGCTGCTGATCGCCGCGATGGCCGCCGCGGGGTCGATCACCATGGCCGCGATCCGCCGCGACCGCGGAGAACTGGCGACCGGCAACTTCGTCGAGGGCCACGGCGGCGTCCTGAGCCGCATCGACTCGCTCTGCTTCGCCGCCCCGGTGTTCTACCACGTCACGCGATTCATCTTGCCCGACGTGCTGTCGCGGTGA
- a CDS encoding 1-acyl-sn-glycerol-3-phosphate acyltransferase, protein MFTETLLTWIARFISGASVRWVDSQPDVCQRVYFANHTSHLDAILVWSSLPNQVRRLTRPVAAKDYWVGGPIRRKLAKVFNALLIDRTEIKVHQSPVDLMLREIGRTHSLILFPEGGRGEGNETGEFKSGLYYIAKKRPDLELIPVYINNMNRILPRGEFLPVPLLSSVTFGPPLWLEAGEPKNEFLDRARDAVLRLKDA, encoded by the coding sequence ATGTTCACCGAAACGCTGCTAACCTGGATCGCCCGCTTCATCAGCGGGGCGAGCGTGCGGTGGGTCGATTCGCAGCCCGACGTCTGCCAACGGGTTTATTTTGCCAACCACACCAGCCATCTCGACGCGATCCTCGTCTGGTCGAGCCTCCCCAACCAGGTGCGGCGGCTCACCCGGCCGGTCGCGGCGAAAGACTACTGGGTCGGAGGGCCGATCCGGCGTAAGCTCGCCAAGGTGTTCAACGCCTTGTTGATCGACCGCACCGAGATCAAGGTTCACCAAAGTCCGGTCGACCTCATGCTCCGCGAGATCGGCCGCACCCACTCGCTGATCCTGTTCCCCGAGGGGGGCCGCGGCGAGGGGAACGAGACGGGCGAATTCAAGAGCGGCCTCTACTACATCGCCAAGAAACGGCCTGATTTGGAACTGATTCCCGTGTACATCAACAACATGAATCGGATTCTCCCGCGGGGCGAGTTTCTGCCGGTTCCGTTGTTGTCGAGCGTGACGTTCGGACCGCCGCTCTGGCTGGAAGCGGGCGAGCCGAAGAACGAGTTCCTCGACCGGGCCCGCGATGCCGTACTGCGGCTGAAGGACGCATAA